The genomic DNA tctattttttaagTTGTTGCAATCTCATCCTCATTGAATACCGAACCTTACGTGttcatatttaaattttcttttacagtGGCATCAACTCTCCCTCTGATTACCTTTATATTAAGATCTTGCGCTTCACTCTACGCGTCATCGCTTCTTGGCCTCAGAAAGAGTTAGGAGAAAAGGAACCCGTTGCCTTGAACACATTTTTAAAGTACTTTTACTTATTGGCTACTATTGGCTGCCAACTTGGTGCTAGTTTGTACCTCAGAGCCTATAATAATGAGCTTACTTTCTTGGAAGCCGGTCACACTTATCTCATGATTTTTATGACTTTCATCGATATAGTGAGTGGgatctataattatttaatgcttatttacttatacgaattttctttgaaatcttaaattaactaaaatgcaacgtcacgccttttatccccgaaagggtaggcagaggtgcacattgcgacgacattaactaaaaatcacgggttacgcatgtattattaataaagaaaaacctttactagtttcgagtcacagaaggactcttcatcatgagcagcgtgcgcagacgcaacaaacagtgatttttagttaatttagtatgtctcacgatcgTTACGTTATTATAAgaataaatcttaatttattgtgtgttttttaatttcttatcttACAGTCAAGAATAGTCACGCTGACATTTTCCCAGAAATATCGGAAATTGAGTAAAGAATTCTTCACTGACATCCATCTGTTCTACTTCAAAGATAAATCTGAATATGCTATGaaggtattgtttatttatttactataatattatatcattgaGCATTGGAGGTTCTCTAGTTTCATATACTGGATTattcatgcttcggcacaaaaggggcggctcgaccgaagtgataccacggtctcacagaaaaccgacgtaaaataacgcttgcgttgtattgagttatgtgaatgaggttaccggagacccaatttcctccttcccaatcctcaaatccccaacaacccttaaattcctaatccccaaaaggccggcagcaACGCACTTGGTGCTgttgttttaagtgtccatgggcggcgattgcttacaatcaggtgattcgtctgctcgtttaccggcttgtttcataaaaaaataactctttAACTTTTAGAAGAACATAAATCAGACTTTCTTTGTTTTAGACACACAAACAAGTCCACTTGATGTCTCATCTGTTTACATTATGGCTACTATCGCAAATGCTATTTGGTTTGTCTTGTTTCAACCTGATTCCAATGTACAACAACTACGTGGCTGGAAGATACAGGAGTGGGGGGACACAAAACTCTACTTTTGAACATTCCCTTTATTACAAGTATCCATTTGATACCTTTACTGATATTAAAGGATATCTCCTtgcaaatataattaattggtAAGTTTTGAATCTCTGATTTCGCACTTAACACAAGAGTACTCCTTTAAATCCTTGAAGACGTAGACAAAGTCAGATCTACAATCTAACACTTACTTTAGCCAGTTACATTGTGAGTCCCGCATAAAAGGGTTATTTACCAGACATTTTTTTCTATGCTAAGTTTAGATCCTAAAATCTTTTAGTCACTCATCACAAAGGGTGGCCGTTTTCAGAAAACCTAGCGTCGTACCGTACTGTAAGAAGCGGCGAGCATTTGAATAACGAGGTGCGAAGTAAGGTGTGAAACTCAAAAATGGTCGCGATTAAGCACTTCTATGGTCGGCTTCTGGCCCATTTAGAGACATAAGACATAAAAggtgttttttatgtttttcagagcgacagacagacacaatcaagttaaaaaaatcaacgagCAAAAAGCTTCCTATTTGCTCGTTGATTTGCTGGGTCTAGAATCAGTCATGGACCACTCTTATTACTCTTGTTTTCTGTTTCAGGGCGTTGTCATATCTCTGCGCTACCTGGTTCTGCATGTTCGATCTTTTACTATCTTTAATGGTGTTCAATATTTGGGGTCATTTCAAAATGCTAATTAACATGCTGAACAATTTTCCCAGACCAAGTTTAGAGACTAGCTGTTTAGTAGAAGATGGTGTTACATTAACACATGCCAAATATACTGAAGAACAACTCGTTGAAGTTTCTAAGAAGTTAAAAGAATGTGTTGATTATCATCGACTGATTTTAGAGTAAGTCAGTAGTTAAAAAAAAGGTATCGATAATGGACGAAAGTGGAAAAAGAAATGGCgactttaaataaaatgcaagACATTAGTCAGTAGTAATAAAGCCAATGTAATCGTAACCGCTAAATAAAGCTCAAAGCGATTGCTCAGTCAAAAACAAATTtacaatgttataaaaaatattattgatgtatAGATATTcgacattttaaatcaataacgttgtataaaattaaccaaaaaaagtatacttttgccaataagtttaaatataaatttattttctgttattACAAAACGTATCGATAAGGTTCACGATTgccaaaataaatactacaatGATTTTATCCAATAGTTTACTTTCTAAACAAGCCTAAAATAACTCTGAACTGATTTCAGGTTTACCCACAAAGTATCAAAAGTATTTGGGCCGATGTTGTTCGCATATTACTTATTTCATCAGACAAGTGGATGTTTGTTATTGCTCGAATGCTCACAAATGGTTAGTAGCTACATTGAGGTATTCCACAGTTGTGGTAGCATACTGAGAAACGTAAACTTCCCAACActagtattaaattataaattattccaCAAATGGCACCTTTGAAAAATACCTATGGGTGCCGTAAGTGGAATATCTCAGGTGCCATTTAAAcaggtgcccaatgtggaatacctcgCTACACTACAACATAGTACGgtagttaatattaaaaagttacaattaACCAccaataacttatttattaaacaccacggtagttaatattaaaaagttacattgagaattcttagaaaactttttgaaattaaaaagttacaattaACCACCGTCTTCTGAGAATTCTTAGAAAACtttttgaaacattttgttGTTCCTTTTATTCCTTACTGTTCGAAGCCTTCTTTCTATTTACCAGTCAATTTGTAAATTATCCCATTATAAAGCAAAACAGATTTGTCATTCACTCATAAACCTAGTAGCAATTCTAATTCTAAAAATCAGAAACGTTACAGTGTTCtacggtctgattggttggcttgCACTAgcctatcagagcgccgaatgcagTAACGTTTTGATCTcgtaaacgtaaaacaaactcatacccTCAGATGTAATTACCGTGCCAATTTCAATGGCGTTTTCTCATTGTTACCTATTTCTTTCTTAGAATAATTATTCTTCAtgctggggccttagtctgctattacaattgtgtcagaatggtcgatcattgatcagtgcaagagggatggagctatacaacctacatagctccgtccctcatTGTGAgacaattgtaataatttagcagactaaggcccctgattatATGTCTTGCCTGTATCTTAAAACGTTATAAAACATTTCTGCAATCGTTTTCCAAAATTGTTTCCATTACAGACGGCGCCAGCCATTATGCGTTATTTGCCTCTGACAATAATAACGACTCAGCAACTCATTCAGTTATCTGTCATATTCGAACTTATTGGCAGTGAGGTAAAGTAGTGTTCTGTATTTtctgtcatatatttttttatttattaatctcaAGGGGTACACAAATATAcattgtttaacatattttgcACCATTAAACCAGCACTGGAAATTAAACCAGATAGGtaaatgagcctattgccatataccgggcacatttctggactccgtgctaccactgtagaaattatgtcaataggctcagccctattacatgggacttattacacaaatggtgaaccTGAGTCCCTTGATTGGGATGTCACACTTgcaaccccttcggggacaaaagcaGGTAAAGACGTTACGTTACGTATATAGattgttattacttattttactcTTTATATACAAAACTATTTATACAGTATAGACCCATGGCTAATAGTAAACagttgactattttttttaaggtataagccggtaaacgagcagatggatcacctgatggtaagcaatcggctccgccaatggacacccgtaCCACCATAGGCGATACAAGTACGTTGATAGTTTGTTAGTTAGTTGATACTAATGTggctttttccgagttatatgtactttctaagattatttagataccactggcaaacggtgaaggaaaacatcgtgaggaaaactAGGCAACcgacattgagcaagcgtggcgattaatgctcaatccttcCTGGTGtgggaagaggcctttgatcagcagtggctacttacaagctgttcatgatgatgatgatgtatgtaGAGATCTTTTAGGTATAAGaggaattttataatgtttcagAGTGAAAAAATACTAAACGCAGTATACAGTGTGCCATGGGAATGTATGGATACGAAAAATAGGAAGTTTTTTGCCTTCTTTTTAATGAATGTGAGGGAGCCGGTACATGTGAAGGCTCTAGGTGTTGCTAATGTTGGAGTTACTTCTATGGCGGCGGTGAGTAATTtgagttaatttttttatatctgggtttggaaaaataaagaataataacaaatttgaaaacaattattataagttaccggggctccggctcagtgcaagaaaataaataatctctcGTACATACATGTAtctaaagtaattaaaaagttgcaactattgtcttttgtttcagaTTTTGAAAACTTCACTATCGTATTTCGCATTTTTACGCAGCATCTGAATGGAAGATAATCTTGGATATGTAACAAagtattatttcaatttgtaatttataaaaataattatataaattttacgTTTTTTTGCTTATAAATCTTACTGTTTAAAAATAcgcttgtttgtttttcttttagaatTCATTCTTGAGTCAGCAAAATATGCTTGTGTATTTCATCGAGAATTCCCGCTCCATTCGTTAATTCAAGGTCATGGGGCGGGGCTCGAGAACGGATCTCATTAAattagtggtggtcaggcgcatgtgaccaccattgtaccttTGCGCTAAAtactcattaaataaaacaacacaagtAAACATGCAAAGTTTTATTCCCTTAACATTGAGAATTATAAATCACCATGatgtatttaaaaactaattttatccacattaaaaataaatacattttatattccaTACTTCATTTTGTTAAAACGTGACCTTTTAACATACCGTCATGTTAAATATATGCtaagtttaacaaaaaaatataaacatttgtataaaaagaataaaaatattgcagcTAAATTATGGCATATTATTAATATCTGTACCTAAAATAATTTTTCCTGAATATTTTGTTCAGGAACTTATAATATCTTCACGCTTTGAAAATCGGACACTTTATTGTACCCCTCTTAGTACTTCATCTTTGTAAATAGTAACATTTGAGgggaaattataatttcaaattattcaaCTTATAAATGTATTCAAATAGTTACAtactaagtatataaaattacactgctggtaaaaatattaactcaattgtaaatatttcattttactgCTTTAAATGTATGAAGATCTTTTCGTTTTATCAGTGAccgttttattttgaaataagtcAAGTTGCTGCATTAaagagtaaaacaaaataatttacaatgccACTAGTAAAAtgaatgtatttataatttatttaaaatccatttTAAGTTGTTATAAGTCACACTGTAAAGcaactatttataaaatctaaatttataaaacaaaatttttaatgtatttgcCCCAAAATAATTCTTGTAGGATTAATTCGTgaagatattttacaaaatttattctACTTACGAAGGCTGACCTGTTTCGCtatatacacaaaaatattgaatttaaaaagttaGCCAACCTATAAGAAtagcaataatattttctaaactaagattacaataataattataaagaaaatgccCGTTTTGGggaaaattatgaatttttaaatataatatcgcttaataattacatttgtagattattttttcaCATACTCAAtgcgttattttaagtaaaaataagcAATTTGATAAATCTCATTGAATTATAAGAAATAATCTCCATTAAcaccgatagatggcgttaaagTAAATCTCGTTATATTCGAACTAAAATGACTTTTGTGATTTATTCGTTTACTTTTAAAAGCAAactttactaatattttcttaGCGTTTTGAAGCATTTCCACAAGCTTCTGATTTGTTTAGTAACCctatcatgaaaaaaaaaactttatgaaaaggaaatattttgtaagtattcTCCCAACTCGATTCTAAATTACATTCCCGTTCAATTtacaactaccaaaaaaaaaatcttagtacaaataaaatttacagtACCTATTTCAAAAGTAAAACATTACTAATGGAAAAATTTTGATTTGCAACTATTTCTGTCCTTACTTGTAAGtaacccatatttttttttctaagctcgaattttgtatttctttaacAGCAGGCCTCACACCTGACTAGGCCCACTTCATCACAATTCATACACTTGAGGGCCACAAATTCTGCAGTGAAATGGTTCCTGTGGAGGCTCTTCTTGGATCCATTGCAGATCCTGCAGGGCAGGAGACGGAATCCACCACACATTTGGCAGGTGTTGCACGCGTCTGGACTCTGGaattgagaaaataaatattttagcgaagaaaaatatatgttttctgGTAGTAAACACTATTGGTCATTGCAAAAACTATTGTTGATTGAAATTACATGAGTTTTTAACCTTATCAAGAGAATATTGAAGACTGAATCACCGAtagtattaaaatgtaataccaaatactttttactaaactgttattttttttattaatacacaatttacaaagaaaaagaaaattatcttATTATAGTTGGGCCgttacaaacgtgcgaactgtcataagtaatgtttatcagatctctcgctTAGAGTGCTgttccagagatgtgctatgcgtCATTGCTGTGGacgcgtttgacttccaccaatcatatactGGTAATCATATACCAAtaatggtacacatagcatagtactggtggaaacggactacGCCAAacctacaataattttattatcgcTATTTTCTCTTGCCTTAGACTATCTACTAAGACAGGTAAACAGTTTGTAACAACATGTCAAGCAGAGGATGCACGTCCGGCATATGCTACGTCTTTGTCATCTATAGAAGTAGAAGATGACTAGTAGGCACACACGATGTACTTCATTTGTTTTCCTTAGAAAGATGGAGTTCAACGTGAGTTGGTCTTGACCCAATTTTATCAAAGTTGGTATTGATTTGAGAACTTGTTCTTATATTAaaagatataatattaaattatcttctgccagcggcttttcctgcgtttctgtgggataaaatgCAAACAGTGACTTTGTCCGCGTTCCTGTATGATAAAATGCCTACGTGTTATTTCAGAGCATTATCTAATCgaacgaggcgagagagagtgtcagactcttactaactaaaaatcaccccgttcctactcctgcttttcaagtcggagcTAAACTCGATAGATTTGGTACTTAGAACCATATTGCACCACTCATGTTCTACCAcaccttttaaaaatattcaacaactTTGCCACAGTGACCGAAACAAATCTCCAACAGCgagtacaaatacaaatactCCTCAATTTGTATAGCATCAATCAATGAATATAGTAATGTTTCAACGTAACGAAACACACTTTGAAAGGTCAAAACAACAATCCGTACTTCCATACTGATATTACAAATGCCAAagtgtgtctgtttatttgtccgtctttCACGGCAAAACGGAACGACGTATTGACATGATTTTAGTCAACATAGTTGAAGTGATTGAGAGTAGCaaaggatagtttttattgcCTTCTAACCCCCCTGAAATAGGGaaaaatttttgtaattttcaagatagaaagcaaaaatattgtatatgGACTCATtttgattaacaaaaaaatcgtgCATCATTTTAcacatacaacgtcacgccttttatcccagaaggggtataTAATATGcacatcattttatttttgtaaatctgCCTCTGAACCCCTAAAAAATCACGtacgaagccgcgggcggaaaggcAGTATAATTTAAATAGTGAGTTCAACAAAGGTCATATACAACAAGCATTGATAGTTTCAATCTTCGTATCCGCACGTCAATTGAACCTGTTCTTCAATAGCGACCTTCAAGTCACCTTTACCTTTATCAAATTTACACATAACGCAATAATTTACGATAACACAGTTTAAACATTATGAAACCATGTTTTGTAATTGCATCGTTAGTGGTTGTTGGTGGTATGACTGAATTTGTTTAGACTTGGCTTGAGTCGTCAGTCAAAAGTAATGTAAACGCTATTTAGTCCCTGAAGTTTTAAGACTAATTTAAGGCGTGAAATACGCCCTTTACTGTACACGTTCCCGTGTCTATGGGTTAACTACACCCAGAGAGCGTAGAATGCTCTGCGGATCCAGGACAATAACGCGTTCAGGGCACTGTTGCCGCTTCCACGTTTCTATATAGTTTGCTTATACCGATGGATTCACTGTTTTGAGGCGCAAAAAGACCACCTTGTTCATCGGTTGCCTGCGTGGAAGTCGCCATGATTGTCCTATAATGTTGAAATTATTGCAACGTACTAAGTCCCTGCTTACTATTACTTACTGAAACATAAtcatccacttttcactagttatgttatgaagaTAATGTAAGAAAATGTATCTGCGTACTGAATATGACCCAGGAATCTAaccaagaattatttatttgctttgcTTGTGGAAAGTCAACGGGACAGTTAAGAGTCTCTATCAAATTTTTCTATGGGATAGATATAACAAAACCATTATGTCTCTGGTTTACCTCTATATGTTTGGAAATAACAAACACAAGTaggtaattttatgttaaaaaatgtcGAAATTAGTTCGCGGTAAACAATCTTGCATGATATCAATTTtgcaattattttctaaaaatttcTTGTCAACGACCTGTCGCCATTTTGTTAAAAAGTTAATCGGTGGAAAGATATACAGtgattgattaattaaatattttgttattaatttgtgAAATTCTCTTTTACTTTTTCGTCTGGTATTTGGCTGTTAATGTTATCAATACCATCAGCAATTTCTTAGATTCCATTTCTTTCTTAAAGTTTTACGAGTAATCATTCTTTGTCGCCATAAATAGCGAACAATACCTAGCATCTTAACTTTTCAATCTGAACTTTCTTTACGTTTTATTActgagaaaaatatttcatagcGGAATGAAAAATGCCATCGTCTGAGAAAGTATGCTACATTTTAGTATTTGGTATCTATCTTGTCTGATATTGTATAAACGAGGTTGATGTTCTAGCATTATGTTATCATAATCAATAGCCCGTAACAGTCTATGACTATGGCTCTCCACTAGGTAAGAATGTATACCATAATCTCCAAGCCTGGGAAGCCAGTTAgagttggagattgcagtttgtCAAAGAACCCTATAGTGGTATATAGTGTCTTACATTCCATAGTCTGTGACACCCGCAGTAAGAGTAGGGGTGGttacaaaatttcatttattttactactatGTACTAAAAGTATTATCACATCTTCTAGCCCTAAAGCGGTAAGGAgtacttttcaacatttgttgggggcctattgccaaatactgctactactgagaagagAGAGAGCCCAGCAATAATTATTTCGCCCGACCCAAGAGCCCTTGCCCAGCTGTCgcccttgcgaccactcgaccaacgaggcagcccaTCACTATGTAGGCACTCTGATATAACTATGTTTTTGCCAACAAATTGACCACACAATTCCATGTTTGTGCTAATACTTAGAGTGTACTACCATTACATAATGGATGTGTAATATTGTCCCAAACAGtgctaagtaaaataatttacagaTTGGTAGAAGTAAAGGATTTCTCTTGTTAAGCAATATTATGtcagtttcggtaggttcctgttccttattgggcgggaggaaacgcccgggtgtcatcactgtgaggaccgcccggaggacacg from Spodoptera frugiperda isolate SF20-4 chromosome 9, AGI-APGP_CSIRO_Sfru_2.0, whole genome shotgun sequence includes the following:
- the LOC118271081 gene encoding uncharacterized protein LOC118271081, which encodes MGLKKFLFENEAVHGINSPSDYLYIKILRFTLRVIASWPQKELGEKEPVALNTFLKYFYLLATIGCQLGASLYLRAYNNELTFLEAGHTYLMIFMTFIDISRIVTLTFSQKYRKLSKEFFTDIHLFYFKDKSEYAMKTHKQVHLMSHLFTLWLLSQMLFGLSCFNLIPMYNNYVAGRYRSGGTQNSTFEHSLYYKYPFDTFTDIKGYLLANIINWALSYLCATWFCMFDLLLSLMVFNIWGHFKMLINMLNNFPRPSLETSCLVEDGVTLTHAKYTEEQLVEVSKKLKECVDYHRLILEFTHKVSKVFGPMLFAYYLFHQTSGCLLLLECSQMTAPAIMRYLPLTIITTQQLIQLSVIFELIGSESEKILNAVYSVPWECMDTKNRKFFAFFLMNVREPVHVKALGVANVGVTSMAAILKTSLSYFAFLRSI